Proteins from a single region of Hermetia illucens chromosome 3, iHerIll2.2.curated.20191125, whole genome shotgun sequence:
- the LOC119653024 gene encoding uncharacterized protein LOC119653024, protein MKITIVILALAAVAAAVPQQRGIIDDVEQLVNKAIDKAQSDLDQITGLVTDLTSKVKTEAENIIAAAKSQIASAIDSAEDAVANVIIKGLSFALCAKGSIDDLNNLKSTFTKNTEDCAGSLSSSIETFESTVTTDISDLKSSISELAVIIDECGTSPLKAITCAIGKIATVETLVSSVISDAKSAVEEAEQKATTTIDQVKSCAQKTVGDATIVINKIITTVKQCS, encoded by the exons atgaaaatcaccatTGTTATCTTAGCCTTGGCTGCAGTTGCT GCTGCTGTTCCACAACAACGTGGTATCATCGATGATGTTGAACAACTTGTCAACAAAGCCATTGACAAGGCTCAAAGCGATTTGGACCAGATAACTGGACTCGTCACTGATTTAACCAGCAAAGTCAAGACCGAGGCTGAGAACATCATTGCCGCTGCCAAGAGTCAAATTGCTTCCGCAATTGACAGTGCCGAAGATGCCGTCGCTAATGTGATTATTAAAGGACTTTCCTTCGCTTTGTGTGCCAAGGGTAGCATTGATGACCTCAACAATTTGAAGTCAACCTTCACTAAGAACACTGAAGATTGTGCTGGAAGCTTGTCCAGTTCTATTGAGACTTTCGAAAGCACCGTCACCACTGATATCAGCGACTTGAAATCCAGCATCTCTGAATTGGCCGTCATCATTGACGAATGCGGCACCAGCCCCCTAAAAGCTATTACCTGCGCTATCGGAAAG ATCGCCACTGTCGAAACACTTGTTTCAAGTGTCATTAGTGATGCCAAATCTGCCGTCGAAGAAGCTGAACAAAAGGCCACTACAACCATTGATCAAGTCAAATCCTGTGCCCAGAAAACTGTTGGTGATGCCACCATTGTAATCAACAAAATTATTACCACCGTTAAACAATGCTCTTAG